The stretch of DNA GTTCTCATGCACAGCCAACAATTTCCCCCCGTAACCAATTGTGGtactctcctcctctcttcatAACTTAACAATATGCAAAACAAgtcattaatatataaattaatgtaatttgacCTGATATGTTAggctataaaattattttattttaaaatatatttataatatcatataaaattatattaacttatataaatctatttttataacaaaaatttataattacatcACTTCTCCATTCATTCTAGTTTACGATTTACCCATAATTTTAtggtataaatataaaattatatattttagtacattaattattgtttataGATAATATAGATTTTAGGATTTAATACAGTGAAATTCATATATTGTGTCTATCTCTCTTcaaattatagaatatatttagataaaaaatgatCCTGCTGCTATGTCGCCTAGCTTATATTCCTAATgcaaattgtaatttttttaagatatttaaaaaatcaattccttaattattaaaaaaagaagagtgCTATAACTacaaatagattatacaaaaataattatatatactgaTGTGACTTCATGTGATTTGtcagatctattttacaataaaaataactttacaatttgacaaatcacatcaatttatgagattaattttatctaattattttataattagaatatttctcttaaaaagaacataaaatatcaaaatgaaaaaacaaaatcacgGAAACTACTatcattttcccaaaaaaaaaaaaaaaaatgacatggTAAATTGCTATAAACTCGTATGACTGTAAATGTCATTTCAGTGGTGGAAACATCATTTTCTTGAACATTTTATAAAGGTAATTTGGTGTCCGAGGTGGGTTGCCAACCTATAATACATACATTCCATTCAATTATGGCCCCCACTTCACATAATAACCTTcgaaaaacataaacataaaatcacttttaaaaataccTAAACCTAAAGCCTACTCCAAGGACCAAAATCATACCCCAGCTCTGTGATCAGTACAATTGCCTCTGACCGTCATGTCTTTCCTCACTCTCTTTCTgttgctcctcctcctcctcctccttcctcccACGGCCATCTCTTCCCTCCACGACCTCCTCCAAAGCCAAGGCCTCCCACCTGGTCTCTTCCCAGAAAACGTCAAAACATACACTCTTGACCAAACTGGTCTTCTGGAGGTGCACCTGGAGCAGCCATGCTTGGCCAAGTTCGAGACCAGAGTGTTCTTTGAAAGCATAGTTCGGGCTAACCTCAGCTTTGGTGGGCTTAAAGGGTTGGAGGGCTTGTCTCAGGAAGAACTCTTTCTATGGCTTCCGGTTAAGGATATCATTGTTAACGATCCATCTTCAGGGCTCATTTTGTTTGATATTGGTGTTGCTCATAAAcagctctccctttctctctttgaAAAACCTCCAGTTTGTAAACCTCAAGGTACTCACTCTCCCtctgattttaaatttttttttattgattctgGTTCTATGTTCTTCATTGTTGGGCAACCTTCTTCTGGGTTTCTTCTGATTTGTTGTTCTCCTCTGTTTGGCTACTGCAAAACCAGaggtttaaagaattggaaaatgAAGGGTTATACTGTTGATTATTGTTTGGGGCCTTGAACAGAGGAAATTGATTAGATAGCCTGTTCAAATttctgtaaaattatttttgttctacaGTTATTTGTTCCCTTCATTTAATttgctttttaaatatttagaatgaaAGCATAAATAAGCTTTAAATTtatcagttttatttatttatttatttttttgcagcCAGACAGCAGTGATTACTattggcaattttttttttttttttttgaatcttcGTTTTCTTTCTGAAAATCTTATACATTGAGGATTCTGTGACTAACACTTATAAATTTGGAGTGCAGACCTGGTATTGGAGAGGG from Juglans regia cultivar Chandler chromosome 4, Walnut 2.0, whole genome shotgun sequence encodes:
- the LOC108981463 gene encoding uncharacterized protein LOC108981463, with the protein product MSFLTLFLLLLLLLLLPPTAISSLHDLLQSQGLPPGLFPENVKTYTLDQTGLLEVHLEQPCLAKFETRVFFESIVRANLSFGGLKGLEGLSQEELFLWLPVKDIIVNDPSSGLILFDIGVAHKQLSLSLFEKPPVCKPQDLVLERDGKNKMEFQAQR